From Crateriforma spongiae, a single genomic window includes:
- a CDS encoding Gfo/Idh/MocA family protein: MNDPKKSLSEANHDTKQESRRRFIKGGGMMLAGGAIAGSQVSVARGAHAYGTDTMKIGLVGCGGRGTKAAMQALSTSGGEVKLVALADVFDNNAQTTYRGIKGKHKDQVDCADRIFVGLDAFDNVMQSDADVVILATPPGFRPQHFEAAIDAGKHVFMEKPVATDAPGVRRILAANEKAKEKGLAVQVGLQRHHEFRYRECIDRLQNGAIGDFILARAYWNGAGVWVRPRKPEMSELEYQMRNWYYFTWLGGDHIDEQHIHNLDVINWLMDGPPVECQGQGGREVRNGIDHGQIYDHHMVEFTYGDTNYGNGMKMLSQCRHIRGCWNSVSEHVHGTKGYCDISKARIYKPNGDLAWESDATEISEKGWQQEHHDLFSALRRGEVPNEGEYGAYSTMTAIMGRMATYSGKPVKWDDALNSEIQLADTDSMTSFDSAAPMQPDEKGRYEVAVPGQTKTV; encoded by the coding sequence ATGAACGATCCGAAAAAATCTCTCTCCGAAGCCAACCACGACACCAAACAAGAATCACGACGCCGATTCATCAAAGGCGGCGGGATGATGCTGGCCGGCGGTGCGATCGCCGGCAGCCAAGTTTCCGTGGCTCGTGGTGCCCACGCCTACGGGACCGACACGATGAAGATCGGCTTGGTCGGCTGTGGAGGACGTGGCACCAAGGCCGCGATGCAAGCACTCAGCACCTCCGGCGGCGAAGTCAAGTTGGTCGCCCTGGCAGACGTTTTTGACAACAACGCACAAACGACTTATCGAGGCATCAAAGGCAAGCACAAAGACCAAGTCGACTGTGCCGATCGCATCTTCGTCGGCCTGGACGCTTTCGACAATGTGATGCAGTCCGACGCCGACGTCGTCATCCTGGCCACCCCTCCGGGATTCCGCCCGCAACACTTCGAAGCGGCAATCGATGCGGGCAAGCACGTCTTCATGGAAAAGCCAGTTGCCACCGACGCGCCAGGAGTTCGTCGCATTTTGGCGGCCAATGAAAAGGCCAAGGAAAAAGGCCTGGCGGTTCAGGTGGGTCTGCAACGCCACCACGAATTCCGCTATCGCGAATGCATCGACCGGCTGCAAAACGGTGCCATCGGTGACTTCATCTTGGCCCGCGCCTACTGGAACGGTGCCGGCGTTTGGGTGCGTCCACGCAAACCGGAAATGAGTGAATTGGAATACCAGATGCGCAACTGGTACTACTTCACCTGGCTGGGCGGTGACCACATCGACGAACAACACATCCACAACTTGGATGTGATCAATTGGTTGATGGACGGCCCGCCGGTCGAATGCCAGGGGCAAGGCGGCCGCGAAGTCCGCAACGGGATCGACCACGGCCAGATCTATGACCACCACATGGTCGAATTCACCTACGGCGACACCAACTATGGCAACGGCATGAAGATGCTTAGCCAGTGCCGTCACATCCGTGGTTGCTGGAACAGCGTCAGCGAACATGTCCACGGCACCAAGGGCTACTGCGATATCAGTAAAGCGCGGATCTACAAACCCAACGGTGACTTGGCCTGGGAAAGCGATGCGACCGAGATCAGCGAAAAGGGCTGGCAACAAGAACACCACGACCTGTTCAGCGCACTGCGTCGTGGCGAAGTCCCCAACGAAGGCGAATACGGCGCGTACAGCACGATGACCGCGATCATGGGACGCATGGCCACCTACAGCGGCAAGCCGGTCAAATGGGACGACGCATTGAACAGCGAAATCCAGCTGGCCGACACCGATTCGATGACCAGTTTCGACAGCGCCGCTCCGATGCAGCCCGATGAAAAGGGGCGCTACGAAGTCGCGGTCCCCGGCCAAACCAAAACGGTCTGA
- a CDS encoding peptidylprolyl isomerase, whose translation MPRRTFRMFMITPSRIAGWTALLALSILVFGWDAATLAAQDETTEAAPTQDASSESPDFGSLEIESQLPPDATEEEQLAELERLLETPEVQEAIAAFDQSHQELVEAMGDLNETYLRYRNEIDQTESGKATFRKRRERVRKLIHQTHRLANPILPFYREAATYALTMVQSNEERSIYDGATYESAARFLDAKRNEKYIFQAAMRSAVCTGQFDVARKIFDVLQGQELPQIDTNIRINLDQIEEDFNLEAERQRRDADKVFPKVKLHTTNGDVVAELYIDDAPSAVSHFIQLVEDGYYEDAEFMQVIDNLLALCSHAAESPPQKFLVDEHQKPDARRPLRGSLVMAGIPAEAGRFVPNSANRRFAIMMMPIPMVADSQTVFGRVIEGMEVVSTFQRVDPSKPKEKGELVLPPDRILEATIIDRPETLPEPEYIENPSR comes from the coding sequence ATGCCCCGTCGCACGTTCCGAATGTTCATGATCACCCCGTCGCGGATCGCCGGTTGGACGGCTCTGTTGGCCCTGTCCATTCTTGTTTTCGGCTGGGACGCGGCAACGCTGGCGGCCCAAGACGAAACGACCGAAGCCGCACCGACCCAAGACGCGTCATCGGAATCGCCAGATTTCGGATCGCTGGAAATCGAAAGCCAGTTGCCGCCCGACGCCACCGAAGAAGAACAGTTGGCCGAACTGGAACGGCTGTTGGAAACACCGGAAGTCCAGGAGGCAATCGCCGCATTCGACCAATCACATCAAGAATTGGTCGAAGCGATGGGCGACCTGAACGAAACGTACTTGCGATACCGCAATGAAATCGACCAAACAGAATCCGGCAAAGCCACCTTCCGTAAACGTCGTGAACGGGTTCGCAAGCTGATCCATCAAACGCACCGGTTGGCCAATCCGATTTTGCCGTTTTATCGCGAAGCGGCCACCTATGCGTTGACGATGGTGCAAAGCAACGAAGAACGCAGCATCTACGACGGCGCAACCTACGAAAGCGCCGCCCGATTCTTGGATGCCAAGCGGAATGAAAAATACATCTTCCAAGCCGCGATGCGTTCGGCGGTTTGCACGGGACAGTTCGACGTCGCGCGAAAGATCTTCGACGTCCTGCAAGGCCAAGAACTGCCCCAAATCGACACCAATATTCGCATCAATTTGGACCAGATCGAAGAAGATTTCAATTTGGAAGCGGAGCGCCAGCGGCGCGACGCGGACAAAGTGTTTCCCAAAGTCAAACTGCACACGACCAACGGTGACGTCGTCGCCGAACTGTACATCGATGATGCCCCCAGCGCGGTATCGCACTTCATTCAATTGGTCGAAGACGGCTATTACGAGGACGCCGAATTCATGCAGGTGATCGACAACTTGTTGGCCCTGTGCAGCCACGCGGCGGAATCACCTCCGCAAAAATTCCTGGTCGACGAACACCAAAAACCCGACGCCCGACGTCCGCTGCGGGGATCGTTGGTCATGGCGGGCATCCCGGCCGAAGCCGGCCGATTTGTTCCCAATTCCGCCAACCGCCGATTCGCGATCATGATGATGCCGATCCCGATGGTCGCCGATTCGCAAACCGTGTTCGGCCGCGTCATCGAAGGCATGGAGGTCGTGTCGACGTTCCAGCGGGTCGATCCCAGCAAGCCGAAGGAAAAGGGCGAATTGGTGCTGCCACCCGATCGGATTTTGGAAGCCACCATTATCGATCGCCCCGAAACGCTGCCGGAACCGGAATACATCGAAAACCCGTCTCGTTAG
- a CDS encoding RsmD family RNA methyltransferase → MSKKHPRRGKSRSSRKFDAAQTGHQDGDADDSAAKAPRGGKSAAKTHATTLRIIGGSMRGRTVRYHGAAYTRPMKDSVRENLFNILGPAVRGAVGFDLFAGTGAIAFEAISRGANGVTVVEQSRHAMTTLKDSASQLGIEDRLNLIIGDTFRIALKLLGPPDADTPWIVFLCPPYRMWEDETTLGKLNQMIRAFLEHAPLGSVLVAETDKFFDTARLPAAAWDFREYGNVRLCFVEPAVICGMNL, encoded by the coding sequence ATGAGCAAGAAGCACCCTCGTCGCGGAAAATCCCGATCGTCACGCAAGTTTGATGCAGCCCAAACGGGGCATCAGGACGGCGATGCGGATGATTCCGCTGCCAAGGCACCGCGTGGCGGCAAGTCGGCTGCCAAAACACACGCGACGACTCTGCGAATCATTGGCGGTTCGATGCGTGGTCGCACGGTCCGATATCACGGCGCCGCATACACACGACCGATGAAGGACAGCGTCCGCGAAAACTTGTTCAACATCTTGGGGCCGGCGGTCCGCGGGGCCGTCGGATTCGATTTGTTTGCCGGGACGGGCGCGATTGCTTTCGAAGCGATCAGCCGGGGCGCCAATGGCGTGACCGTGGTCGAACAATCGCGGCATGCCATGACGACGTTGAAAGACTCGGCGTCTCAGTTGGGCATCGAAGACCGTTTGAACCTGATCATCGGCGACACCTTTCGTATCGCATTGAAATTGTTGGGGCCGCCCGATGCCGACACGCCCTGGATCGTTTTTCTGTGCCCGCCCTACCGAATGTGGGAAGACGAAACGACCCTGGGCAAGTTGAACCAGATGATCCGCGCGTTTCTGGAACACGCGCCGCTGGGCAGCGTGTTGGTCGCCGAAACGGACAAGTTTTTCGACACCGCGCGTTTGCCCGCCGCGGCGTGGGACTTTCGTGAATACGGCAACGTCCGGCTGTGTTTTGTCGAACCCGCGGTCATTTGTGGCATGAATCTGTAG